The Helicobacter sp. MIT 05-5293 nucleotide sequence ATAGCCAAAGGCTGATTTTATTACACAAAGGAAGACTATGGGATTTTTATATAAGATTACATGTGAGATTGTAGCATGTATTGCTAGAGTCCTTGCATCATTTATTCCGATTCGGAGTATGAGACATAAAGTCAGGAATAGCATTAAAAATGGGCTATCTTTTTTCCCGTTTTTGTTTGTTGCAAAGAGTGATTTGCACAAGAGATTGTTAGCTGTGATAGCCCTTTCTAAGGTATATAAATATGATAATGACAGAGGTGGAGGCAAACTCCCAGACTATAATGAAGATGTATTTCATATCCAAGGTGCAAATATAACCGTGGGGGGGGGGGTATATTCCTTTTACTTGCGGTATGATGCGATAAAGATAGGAGAAGTTTTAGAATCTCTAAGTGATGAATATAGTAAAATGATGCTAGTTAGTGCGCTTTTGCATCGCCACTCTATGACACAAGAACATTCAAATCCACATAAACGCTCACACTTACAAGGTCTTTGTATCATTCACTTTTATGAACACATTTGGAAATACTACTATATGCTTGAATCTATCCTTGATAAGAGCAAAAGTATAGATTCTGATAATGGGCCATTGTATTACATAGATTTATCTCTAGCAAAACAACTAAACCTAAGTCATTTTAAGCTTTATTATAGTGCGGGTGGAGTTTTTGTGAATTATATCTTAGAGCAGTATGCCTATAGACATTTGGTGTATGCAAAAGAGGGTGATTATGTTATTGATGGTGGTGCTTGTTATGGAGATACAGCTTTGTATTTTGCGCATAAAGTAGGACAAAGTGGCAAGATATTTTCCTTTGAATTTAACGAAGATAATCTTAGGGTATTTCACAAAAATATGTCTCTTAATCCAGATGTAAAAAATATCACACTTTTTCAAAATGCTTTATATTCAGATTCACAAACTAAAGTTTTCCATGCAGGTAGCGGGGGTGGATCTTATCTTAGTCTCGAAGCGCAAGATAATCAAGAATACACAATGAGTATTAGCATTGATGATTTGGTAGATAGTGGCAAGATTGATAGGGTAGATTTTATCAAAATGGATATTGAGGGAAGTGAGTTAGCCGCGCTAAAAGGAGCAGAAAAAACCCTCAAAACTTATAACCCAAAGCTTGCTATCTGTCTTTATCACAGCGATAGCGACTATTATAAAATTCCTTTGTATTTAAAGAGCGTTTTGCCTCATTATGAATTTTATTGTGATCATTTTACGCTTGGATTTTATGAGACCGTGCTATTTGGGAGACCCAAAGCACATTGATTCTTCAATAGTGAAGATACTCTCTCACTATTGGGGAATGCAACCTCAAATAATCTCTCTAAAAGGTGCAAAGTCCTTGACTTTATGCCCGCCTTCAAATGTGATGATGCGCGCGTAATTGTGCCAATATCGTTGCGTGTCATTTATGTCAATAAGCTCATCATTGATACCCAAGCACACAAAACATTCTGTATTTTGGGTCAATTGCGCACTTGGTAATCGTGCTTCTTTATAGGATTCTAAACTGCATAAAGGAAAGGCAAAAGATTCAGAAGTCGTTGTGTTGATTTGGATTTTATCCGCATATTTTCTTAACTGCGTCAATGGGGTAACGACAGGATTAAACATAATTAATTTTTTGGGCAAAGGAATAGAATCTTTGGAGTCATTAGCAAGGAAAGTAAGTTGGGAGAGATAAAATGCCCCTAAAGAATTGCCGATAAAGCCGAATGAGCTGATTTTTCTCTCATTGATATATGTTGTCAATTGATTGCAAAGTCTGGTGAGGTTTGTCTGAAAATCACCGCCATTATCGTAGCTTAATTCGATGGGATTAAGTCTTAATCCTGCACATAATTTTTGATAAGTCTCACATTTTATACTAGAGTGAAAGCCATAACTATAAAAATACTCCATAAAATCAACTCCAAAATATAATTTAGCAAAAGATATATTATATCTTTAAGTTTAAAATGTTTATAATTATTCTCAACTTCTTTGAAATAGGGATTTTCAATGTTTAAATATTTTTCTTTAAAGTTCAAGATATTGATACTCGTAATGGGTTGTTGTGTTAGTTTTGGCACTCTTGTTGGATTGTTGATTTTTAATCAAACCAAAGTAACAAACCATATGGGAGAAGAAATCACACAATTAGTGCAAAAAGAAGTAGAGCAAAAAATCAAACTTGCCACAGATTCTATGGCGTTATCGCTTGGTGTGCTTGTCAAAGGACTTCCCGAAAAAGAACAAATTGAAATTATTGCTAAAGCGATTGAAGATTTCCGTTTTGAAGAGGATAAGTCGGGTTATTATTTTGTTTATCAAGAGCATGTCCCTGTGGCTCACCCTACGCGTAAAGATTTGATAGGTAAATCTCTTTACGAGGCAAAAGATGCTAACGGTGTGTATTATGTGAGAGATTTATACAGCACTGCTCAAAGTCA carries:
- a CDS encoding FkbM family methyltransferase, with product MGFLYKITCEIVACIARVLASFIPIRSMRHKVRNSIKNGLSFFPFLFVAKSDLHKRLLAVIALSKVYKYDNDRGGGKLPDYNEDVFHIQGANITVGGGVYSFYLRYDAIKIGEVLESLSDEYSKMMLVSALLHRHSMTQEHSNPHKRSHLQGLCIIHFYEHIWKYYYMLESILDKSKSIDSDNGPLYYIDLSLAKQLNLSHFKLYYSAGGVFVNYILEQYAYRHLVYAKEGDYVIDGGACYGDTALYFAHKVGQSGKIFSFEFNEDNLRVFHKNMSLNPDVKNITLFQNALYSDSQTKVFHAGSGGGSYLSLEAQDNQEYTMSISIDDLVDSGKIDRVDFIKMDIEGSELAALKGAEKTLKTYNPKLAICLYHSDSDYYKIPLYLKSVLPHYEFYCDHFTLGFYETVLFGRPKAH
- a CDS encoding YqiA/YcfP family alpha/beta fold hydrolase, producing MEYFYSYGFHSSIKCETYQKLCAGLRLNPIELSYDNGGDFQTNLTRLCNQLTTYINERKISSFGFIGNSLGAFYLSQLTFLANDSKDSIPLPKKLIMFNPVVTPLTQLRKYADKIQINTTTSESFAFPLCSLESYKEARLPSAQLTQNTECFVCLGINDELIDINDTQRYWHNYARIITFEGGHKVKDFAPFREII